GTAAATCATCAGCAGTAAATATCTTTTTTCTGTTTGCGGATCACTCAAGATGATATGATCTCTGCCAGCTGCCTCAATAATACCTCTGAACACTTTCGCATTCCACTGGTCATTATTTTCAAATGTCATATACACAGTAGCACGCTTTCCTTCATTTAAACGAAGAATATTTTCAATGTAGGACTGTTCCATTGGGAGCATTCCATTACCGTTTGCAGGCGGTGGTGTCTGCTGGTTTGGTGGCTGATTTTGTGGTTGGTTTTGGGGTACTTGTCTTGGGTCGTATGCTGGATAAAATGCCTGTAATGCCTGCGGGTAGTAGTACGGATTTGGGTAAGGCTGATTTGCATTTTCATTTTCACTCATAGAAATACCTCCTGATGTTTAGTAAGCTTTTGGACATTCAGATGATGTTGGTGCAAAAAAACAGTGAGACTTGTATCTGCCAGTATTCCACTGGCCAAACCATTGTGCCGGGCATGATCCCTCAGGTCTGAAAAACCATAAAGAGTTGGATGCCGGGTGATATCGTTTACCATTTATAGTCTTTCGTGCCAGCCGTTTATCTTTCTCCCTGGCAGCCTGATAAAAATATCCTTTCTGAACAGCTTCAAAGCCCCCCGGACTCTGGAAAACCATTTCATTAATTGTATTTATATCAGTGAAATCGAGACAATCAACACGGACCCGATTTACACCGGTATTTCCAACCATAAGCATTCCAAGTCTGCCGTCGCCTTCTGCTTCCGCACGCATTAATCTTGCCAATAATTTTACGCCTTTTTCAGTGTAACGAATTACGGCCACACCAAATACACCTCATTTCTGCTACTCATGCTGTTAGGTCTACTAGATATGTGTATGCAGGACGGGAGCGGAAAATGACAGTGTACAGGGAGATTTTTTTGGAGGATTCGGGGGGAGACATGGGGACAGGTCCTGTGTCTTATTTGCTCATGTGGGGCAGCCGGGAAGGAAATTGTGAACTCCGTCATTTTAATTGTGAACTTCAAACAAAACAGTTGTGAACTTCGGCAAAAAGTTTGTGAACTTCCGACACAAAGATTGTGAACTTCGACAAAACCACTTTTCCAATAAAAAAAGTAATTGCCCCGATTGTTGAGCGGGGCAATTACTTTTTTTATTCTGTTAAACGTTGAACAAAAAGACTTAAACATGCAGATAAGAATCTACATCATCTTTTGCCAGGTGATTTCCAACGAAGAATGCGCCAAATTCACCGAAGCGCGCGCTTACTTCATCAAAACGCATTTCATAGACGATTTTTTTCAATTGCAGCACGTCTTTGGCAAACAGTGTCACACCCCATTCCCAATCATCAAAGCCGAATGAACCGGTAATAATCTGCTTTATCTCGCCGGCGTATTTCCGGCCGGTTTTACTGTGCTCATAAAGCAGTTTGGCCCGTTCCTTAAAGCCAAGGGAATACCAGTTGTCTTCACCCTGCCGGCGTTTGTCCATCGGGTAAAACGATATGTGCTCCCACTTTGGTAAAATTGGATAGAGTCGTTCCCGTATTTTTGGATCATCCACCGAGTTTCTGCCACTGTATTGGGAGATTTCCACAACCGACACATAGGAATAAGCCGGAACAAGGAACTCCGCAAATTTGGATTTATTAAATTCTGTTTCCATATCGGTCAGCTCGTTCATTGTCGGGCGCAAAAACATAAACATCAAGTCAGCTTTTTGGCCGACAATTTTGTAAAGAACATGACTTCCTTTTTCTTCAGCTTCGACTGCCTCCCATTTGGTAAGCAAGTCCTTGAATTCCTGAACCGCTGCTTCGCGTTCCTCTTTTGATACCAATTTCCAGGCTGTCCAATCGATAGTTCGTAAATCATGCAGACAATACCAGCCGTCCAATGTTTCAACTGCTTCAGCTGCTGCCATGTTATATCTCTCCTTCATCTGTTAAAAATAATTCATCATATGTTTTTACTATATCACAACTAGGGTAGGATAATCATGGACAAGGCTTTTGTCACCGTTCCGTCAAAATAACTGTGATAACCAAGTTATAAAACTTTAATGAAAATAATAAAACGATTAAGATGAAATCAGGAGGTGTTCTGCCAATGAGTAATCTGTTTGAGCAGTTAACTGATAAAATAAAAGCTGAAAATAAATTTATTGTTTTTCCGGAAGGACTGGATGAGCGGGTGCTGACTGCTGCCAGCCAACTCAGTGCCTCAGGGATTTTAACGCCGATTTTGCTTGGTGATAAACATACGATAAAACAGAATGCGGCGAAAGCAGATGTTGATGTTACTTCATGCAAAATCATCGACCCGAAAAATTTTCCGGAGTTTGAATTAATGGTGGAAACGTTTGTGGAACGACGGAAAGGTAAAGTAACCGCTGAAGAAGCACGTGAAATTTTGCTGGATGAAAATTATTTCGGAACAATGCTTGTCCATATGAATCAGGCGGACGGGCTGGTCAGCGGTGCGGCTCATTCAACAGCCGACACAGTCAGACCCGCACTGCAGATCATTAAAACAAAAGAAGGCATTAAAAAAACATCAGGCGTCTTCATCATGGTCCGCAACGATGAAAAATATGTGTTTGCCGACTGTGCAATTAACATCAATCCGGACAGTCAGGACCTGGCTGAAATAGCAGTAGAAAGCGCCAATACGGCCAAGCTGTTTGATGTTGACCCACGGATTGCCATGCTCAGCTTTTCAACGAAGGGATCGGCAAAGTCGGAAGAAACGGAGAAAGTGGTCGACGCGCTCAAATTGACCAAGGAAAAGAATCCGTCACTCCTAATCGACGGTGAATTCCAGTTTGATGCAGCATTTGTCCCTAGTGTCGCGGCAAAAAAAGCCCCGGACTCCGTTTTGCAGGGTGACGCGAATGTATTCATTTTTCCAAGTCTGGAAGCAGGCAACATCGGATATAAAATTGCCCAGCGCCTTGGCGAATTTGAAGCGGTCGGTCCAATTCTGCAAGGACTGAATAAACCGGTGAACGACCTGTCGCGCGGATGCAGTTCGGATGATGTTTATAAGCTGGCACTTATTACGGCGGCACAGGCGTAATGAGGAGGAGCGTACAGTTAAGGCTGTGCGCTTTTTAGGTTCAAAAGAATTATCTTGCATTTCTATAAGTTGCTTGGAAATAAATAAGAACAAACATTCCCTTTTTGCTATTAATCTACTGAAAGTTATGATATAGTATAGAGAGCAACTACATAGGTATAGTGGGCGGTTGGCCATCATTCCTTGTCCCTTAAGTCACGCGATATGCTTAAGCAAGGGAGGTGGCAGGATGACGACATATGAAGTTTTAAGTCTGCTGGCACAATTTGGTTTATTACAAATAGCCATGCTGACATTAATTATAACGATTGTCGTCTACCTGATAAAAAAGAAGTAACCGCTCCCACACCAAGGTCAGCGATTACTTCTCAGGTAGACCAACATTGTTAACTGGCCAACTGCTCTTTATGCAGTTTGTAGTTGCCAGTGCCGGGTAGTTTGCACTACTCGGTACCTTATTCTATTCTTATTATAATTCTATTTAATTATACTGTCAAATATACGATTTTCGTTAATAAAAGCCTGATTTTCCCCAAAACTCCTCGGGAACAGCCCTAAAACGAGCGAGCAATCCTTAAGTTTATGCGAAAACAGCTCCCAAACGTGCGTCAGACACCTAAATTTGTGCGACAACCGCCCCAAAACGAGCGACACACACCTGAATTCGAGCGACAATATCTTCAAATTGCGCGACACACACCGAATATCGAGCGACTTCAACGATCACATCGAATCGAGCGAGCAGCAATCAAAATCGAGCGGGCGGTAAACTCATTCAACAGTCTCACTGCATCCCATCCACTTTCTCATTCCGCTTCACCATCTGCTCATACCGTTTCGCAAACTGCTCCAGCTCATCTTCGGAAAATTCATCCGTTACTATCTCTTCACTCAATTCCTGCAGTGCACCAAGCACTCGTTTTTTCATCTCATCAACTGTCAGTTCCATACCCAGCAGTTCCGACAAAGAAGCCATCACGGATGGATTAACTTCAGGGTAGTCAAATTTCGTTTCCTCACCACCACGAGCCACATCATAAAAATCACGAATCAGCTCGGCACGCTCCACACCTTTTCCTTCCACATCCAAATAAATCTGAATGGCTGCACCGTCTTTAACACGCCGCTGCGAGATTCCTGCAAATTTTCGTTCGCCGATACTCAAGTCATAATCCCCGGGACAATACGAGCCGACAATTTCATATGCTTCTATTTCATCAGTCAAATCCCACAGTATGTGCTGTACAAAGCTGACCATTGCTTCGTAGCATTCATGAATCGATAGATGCTTTACATCCGGCAGTACCAGCGAAATGTTCAGAACACCTGCATCAAGCGCTACCGCAAGCCCGCCGGAATTCCGGACGACAGCCTTATATCCGTGTTCAGCCAGCAGTTCGACTCCCTTTTTCAAATAAGGCAGACGTGCATCTGGAATGCCAAGTACTACCGTATCGGGAT
The genomic region above belongs to Virgibacillus doumboii and contains:
- a CDS encoding lipoate--protein ligase family protein, whose amino-acid sequence is MDNWKKIVRHERFRYLDHSEKKFFHGKLYTALTSFAVDDVLALFVNGSGSAPAVRLWVHPDTVVLGIPDARLPYLKKGVELLAEHGYKAVVRNSGGLAVALDAGVLNISLVLPDVKHLSIHECYEAMVSFVQHILWDLTDEIEAYEIVGSYCPGDYDLSIGERKFAGISQRRVKDGAAIQIYLDVEGKGVERAELIRDFYDVARGGEETKFDYPEVNPSVMASLSELLGMELTVDEMKKRVLGALQELSEEIVTDEFSEDELEQFAKRYEQMVKRNEKVDGMQ
- the pta gene encoding phosphate acetyltransferase, with translation MSNLFEQLTDKIKAENKFIVFPEGLDERVLTAASQLSASGILTPILLGDKHTIKQNAAKADVDVTSCKIIDPKNFPEFELMVETFVERRKGKVTAEEAREILLDENYFGTMLVHMNQADGLVSGAAHSTADTVRPALQIIKTKEGIKKTSGVFIMVRNDEKYVFADCAININPDSQDLAEIAVESANTAKLFDVDPRIAMLSFSTKGSAKSEETEKVVDALKLTKEKNPSLLIDGEFQFDAAFVPSVAAKKAPDSVLQGDANVFIFPSLEAGNIGYKIAQRLGEFEAVGPILQGLNKPVNDLSRGCSSDDVYKLALITAAQA
- the gerQ gene encoding spore coat protein GerQ; the encoded protein is MSENENANQPYPNPYYYPQALQAFYPAYDPRQVPQNQPQNQPPNQQTPPPANGNGMLPMEQSYIENILRLNEGKRATVYMTFENNDQWNAKVFRGIIEAAGRDHIILSDPQTEKRYLLLMIYLDYITFEGEINYSYPYGSNQMSAYPPR
- the hemQ gene encoding hydrogen peroxide-dependent heme synthase, whose product is MAAAEAVETLDGWYCLHDLRTIDWTAWKLVSKEEREAAVQEFKDLLTKWEAVEAEEKGSHVLYKIVGQKADLMFMFLRPTMNELTDMETEFNKSKFAEFLVPAYSYVSVVEISQYSGRNSVDDPKIRERLYPILPKWEHISFYPMDKRRQGEDNWYSLGFKERAKLLYEHSKTGRKYAGEIKQIITGSFGFDDWEWGVTLFAKDVLQLKKIVYEMRFDEVSARFGEFGAFFVGNHLAKDDVDSYLHV
- a CDS encoding putative holin-like toxin, whose amino-acid sequence is MTTYEVLSLLAQFGLLQIAMLTLIITIVVYLIKKK
- a CDS encoding cell wall hydrolase — encoded protein: MAVIRYTEKGVKLLARLMRAEAEGDGRLGMLMVGNTGVNRVRVDCLDFTDINTINEMVFQSPGGFEAVQKGYFYQAAREKDKRLARKTINGKRYHPASNSLWFFRPEGSCPAQWFGQWNTGRYKSHCFFAPTSSECPKAY